DNA sequence from the Malus sylvestris chromosome 10, drMalSylv7.2, whole genome shotgun sequence genome:
aaatgctaataacGACTCgcaattaaaaaacaaaaaccaaattgtCATACACGTCAACGTCACGTTTGCAGAGTAAGTACCAGCTGCCCACTATCTATATATAAAGTGACTCCTTTTTCTCCTCCCTCCCTCACCCCCTTTTGTCCTTTGTCCGTCTctgaggaaaccagaaaatcaatGGCTTTCTGGAGGAGGAAGGAGGGATGAGAACAAGTGGGAAGACAGTATGCGAACGCTTTGTGATGTGTGCGAGAGCGCCGCTGCCATCCTCTTCTGCGCGGCCGACGAGGCCGCCCTCTGCCGTTCCTGCGACGAAAAGgttcttcatttcttcttttcctttgcctttaTTTATATGCAAACATTGACTTTTAGTTGTATGATCCTTCCAATGATCTTAGCACTGAAAGTTTGCAATTTTTTGGGAATTTGGGTTTTGCAGGTCTGTTTTCTGGTTGTTAATCTTGATTTTGATTATTGCAAGCTAAATCACAggttgttgggttttttggACAAGCGGAATATTCTACACTAATCTACACTAATGGGGAGGGGGTAGGGTTTTGAACTCGGGCCGTAGTGGGTGGAAGAGGAAAGCCTAACCACCAGGGCAATCCACCACTTTGGCTATTGTGATATATTGTTGCCTGACAAATCACAACGTATTCAGCATGATTGGGCTTACTGGTTGTACTTGTCGGGCGAGTATACGATGTTTCGTATCAAATTATGAGCACCCAGATGCTGTTAGAGTCATACTATACTTTTTGGATTTGTGGAAGTGAGATAGGTTAACTTAATCAACAGTTCATATTGGTGATGAATTTTGAGATGTTTGGTTAGAGAAGTGATTGGTGATGGCTTGCTATCTGAATGTAGCATGGTTCGAATATCATGTGTTATACACAAGTCTAGTGTGCTTCTTTATGTTGAAGTTTTGCTACCATTTGTGTTTATGGAAATCATCACTACCGAACATTTGTCGTGCTTATTTAAATTCTTAGCCCTTTCTCTCTTTGCCTTTATAGCTCTCCTGTCAAATTATAGTAGAGGCATGATTTTGTTCTCTGTGTTGGAATTGCAGGTCCATCTGTGTAATAAACTTGCCAATAGACATGTACGGGTTGGGATAGCCACACCTAGTGATGTTCCTTGCTGTGATATTTGCGAAAATGCACCTGGTATGCTAGACTtcaatgttttaaaattttagtttttgtgaGCTATATTAAACTTATGTAGAAGGATTTTGAAGACTTATTTTCCCTTGGAAAACAACCATGTAGCGTTCTTTTACTGTGAGGTAGATGGTAGTTCTCTTTGCCTGCAGTGTGATATGATTGTACATGTCGGTGGGAAAAGAACCCACGGGAGGTATCTCCTCTTCAGGCAGAGAGTTGAGGTTTGTCTCTCTGCTGGAGAGTTCCGGTTAAGGTTTTATATATAGACCTCcagagattaatttattttctctctTGGGGCGTTTCTCTATAGTTTCCAGGGAATAAGCTTGGCCGTTCAGAGGAACTAGGGCTTCAACCACTTGACCAAAAGAAGGTACAAAGGGACCAAAATCAGCTGCCTGATTTAAAAACAGGAGAGAATCAACATAATCACAATGTCTCTCCAACTGCAGTCCTATACAACAATATTGATGGTGACTACAAGATGGACAATACACCCATTGATCTTAATACCAGGCCTCAAAGAATACGCGGTCAAGCTTCAACTAACCAggtatatctatatatatatatatccccaTGTTGATTTTACTAGCTGGTTCTGGTTCTTTAATAAGGCATATTCTTGTCTTCTTAGTAACAAGGCATTCTTTGTCTTCTGAACATGCATTATGACGTGCAGTTTGAATGTTGTGAACTGTAGTTCTGTtcctttagggtgcgtttggtacgtgggacgggacgggacggaatgggacgaggcgttccgtcccgcgtttggtgcgccaaaaatgggtggaacgggctgttccacgggacagattttgagtgtttttgcgttccacctcccccccccctggaacgggtttgttccatgTTTGTGGAacgcaatgttttaccattttaagacaaatataccccatgtctttttcaaaaattacaccttcgtcccgtcccgtcccgttccgttccgtctgcgtaccaaacgcacccttaattaTTTGCACATTATAAGCATTCTGGTTAATCAAAACAATATTTATCTGGCTGTCGTATTTAGGAACAGGGTGTGGGTGTTCTAAATGGTGTGAATGATGAATCTGCGAGTGTCGTTCCTGTTCAATCCTTCAGAAAGTAGCCTGGAAAGTGAGTAAGGTACATTTGACATATCTCATTGTCctcatttatttgttttatgttttcaagATCTTCTTGTATGAAGTTAAATTGTTGCTTTTAGCTCAGGAAAATTCTCTAGCATGACTTTGATATGTTTAAATTCAGAGAAGAAAAGGATTACTCAGATCAATGGTTTGCACATGCTTTTGTAAAATACATGGGTATTTGCATTAGATTTTTGCTTTCAAAATGCTAGAAAATGAGTGAAACCTTTCTTATATTGGGTCACTAACAAGGAGGGATTTTTTTATACCAGGCCCAAAGAACCATACTTTTGGTTACCATACTTTTCACTcttgaatgcaacataaacaagtGTGGGCATGTGTTCTTGGACTTGAGTCAATAAACTAAAGTGATGTAAACAGTTTTCTCTAGGTACCCAACTACCCATCCATTTATGCCAACAGCAGTCGATATTTGGTTTTGAGCAACTTTAATTGCTAGCagaaaatgttacaattaaGGCTTACAAAGCCGCAATTTCTCTTGGTAATGCATTTTTTTCCCAAAGAACTTGGATGATAAGTTTGAACTCAGACGGATGGTTGACATTATAAGGAAATTGCACCTGTTATGCATTTGTGGGAAGGGCAGGGTTCCATATaatcaaatgacataaaaataaaaaataaaaagtaacaaATTGGCAATAGTTTTCTAAGCAAGCACATAAGTTGGTGTTAATTAGATAGGTGAGCCCTAACCTGTGTGCCGCTGTATGCTTCACCTGGAAGATTCACCTATAAGATGACAATAATGAATCCGTGATGACATAACATATGTACAGGTCATCTGTTAGCTGTCAAAAAGTCAGCGTAATAAGGGAACCCAGAGGAGACTTTATTTACATCTGACTGCTAGTAGTCTGGTTTGATAGAAGAGAATTTTCTCAAACACATAGGCTTTATGAATGAATCATGTATCTCTCTTTGAATTGTCGTTTTTGTGCGGATTTGTTTTCTTCATTTCAACTATGACGTGAGACTCAATGGTATATCTTTGAACGCAAACTGAATATGAGTGGTCGCCTTCTCCCTCCACTTTGCATATTAGCCTTACTGTCTTTAAAGGTTTGGTAGAAATAAAGAGGTGGAGATTGTATTGGCTTCCCATTATACTGTTTCCTTGATCAAAGAAAAGATAAGTCGGGGGAGAAAATTAGTTACTCAGTTTATCTTCAAAGGTTTGAATATGCTGTATATGTTTCGTTACTTGTTTTGAAATTGGTTGAGTGTAGACATAAACAACTTGTTTAAGATTCCCATCTATTTGTATTTCTGTTTTCTGTCTGGTCATGTTTTTGAACTAACGAGATTACCTTTGTTCTTCCTCATCGTTGTCCGAGAATTTTACTAACCCTTCTCTTCCTCTACATTGTGGCTGCAGATGTTCTGGACAAATTACCGTTGCAGAATCTTGATTGTTGACCTGTGCACTTGtattcttacttgttcttactTGTACCTTTTCCGTTTTCTTTGGATCAGCATCAGTCTCTCACGTTCATTGTGCAAAGTAGATTAGATGAAGAAAATCTCTACCTTCGTATTATTCAAAGCAATGTGTATCACTTGAAAGACAGAAAAGTGAGTTATTAGTACAGTTTGTTCAATGTTTATGTTATCGAAATACAATACCGTTGTTGACATTGGTCTTGCGCTGCGATGACATTTTTAAAATTCTGAGGAAGAAAATGTGAAGCAACTTCAAATGAATTTGGATGCTCTGCCCAAAACTCGTGATTTGGCTTTCAAATGAGAAATTAATCAGGATTACTAAATCTATATTAGCTTCTTACCAGAGTGCTTGTACACAAAGGCGATCCAAGGAGGGAGAAATCACTGAAAAATTTGAGCTTTTTTCGGGGTTGAGGTTAATTTATGAACTGAAGATGCAAATCACAAGCATTGTAATATCTGATTGAATAACTACCGGCTAACTCTCTCATCACCAAGAAGTTTATTAACTTGCTAAAAGGTGCATAAAATGTTCAACAAAAATAGTCTTTCATGGCTATAAAGCATTACACACATTAGAGATGCATGTCTGGTTCTTCCATtaacatcaacatcatcatcttC
Encoded proteins:
- the LOC126584962 gene encoding B-box zinc finger protein 19-like isoform X2, encoding MRTLCDVCESAAAILFCAADEAALCRSCDEKVHLCNKLANRHVRVGIATPSDVPCCDICENAPAFFYCEVDGSSLCLQCDMIVHVGGKRTHGRYLLFRQRVEFPGNKLGRSEELGLQPLDQKKVQRDQNQLPDLKTGENQHNHNVSPTAVLYNNIDGDYKMDNTPIDLNTRPQRIRGQASTNQGVGVLNGVNDESASVVPVQSFRK
- the LOC126584962 gene encoding B-box zinc finger protein 18-like isoform X1, which produces MRTLCDVCESAAAILFCAADEAALCRSCDEKVHLCNKLANRHVRVGIATPSDVPCCDICENAPAFFYCEVDGSSLCLQCDMIVHVGGKRTHGRYLLFRQRVEFPGNKLGRSEELGLQPLDQKKVQRDQNQLPDLKTGENQHNHNVSPTAVLYNNIDGDYKMDNTPIDLNTRPQRIRGQASTNQEQGVGVLNGVNDESASVVPVQSFRK